The Devosia sp. SD17-2 genome includes a region encoding these proteins:
- a CDS encoding ATP-binding protein, with the protein MPLPADDVAASLRLAIDFLPQGVAVFDSGLRLVVSNERYNTLLALPADLIREGAALFDIALFLAERGDLGSGDPARLAIERINYLTAAPTTVTLRIANSGQSLEFFSTRLPDGGLAVAISDVTDRVRAERELERVNLTLEGRVSERTAALTRVNAELEVARAKADAANHDKTRFLAAASHDLLQPLNAARLYTSTLIERAKTTAFAELANSIEASLTAVEDIMSALLDISRIDSGTLKPIPSVFSARDLTRKMEVEFAPLAREHDVTLRTVGNDAAIIADRTLVGRIAQNLVSNAIKYTPAGGKVLVGVRRRGNRVRLDVIDTGIGFNRDQHKLLFAEFSRLDRGARMAQGLGLGLSIVQRLVAALGLTLELDSKEGRGSRFSLYLPAARNQRPAAGAVPTPPEPVFGSFDLKILCVDNEEAILEAMRGLLEHWGCDVRTALSLKRIDRERLLEGWYPDLVLMDYHLDQTSGLDAIEWLRHNLGGHLPAALVTADRTPAVRALAEERGIAVINKPVKPAALRATISGLSKSGRG; encoded by the coding sequence ATGCCGCTCCCAGCCGACGATGTTGCCGCCAGTTTGCGGCTGGCCATCGACTTTCTGCCCCAGGGCGTCGCCGTTTTCGATTCCGGGCTCCGGCTTGTCGTCTCGAACGAACGCTACAACACCCTGCTTGCCTTGCCGGCCGATCTCATTCGCGAAGGTGCGGCCCTGTTCGACATTGCCCTGTTCCTCGCCGAGCGGGGCGATCTGGGCAGTGGCGACCCCGCGCGTCTCGCCATCGAGCGCATCAATTACCTGACCGCGGCACCCACCACCGTCACCCTGCGCATTGCCAATTCCGGCCAGTCGCTCGAATTTTTCTCGACCCGCCTGCCCGATGGGGGCCTTGCCGTTGCCATCTCCGATGTCACCGATCGGGTGCGCGCCGAACGCGAGCTCGAGCGGGTCAATCTGACGCTGGAAGGCCGCGTGTCCGAGCGCACCGCCGCGCTCACCCGGGTCAATGCCGAGCTTGAGGTGGCTCGCGCCAAGGCCGACGCCGCCAATCACGACAAGACGCGCTTCCTTGCCGCGGCCAGCCACGATCTGCTGCAGCCGCTCAACGCTGCGCGTCTCTACACCTCGACCCTGATCGAACGCGCGAAAACCACCGCCTTTGCCGAGCTGGCCAATTCCATCGAAGCCTCGCTGACGGCGGTGGAGGACATCATGTCGGCCCTGCTCGACATCTCGCGCATCGACAGCGGCACCCTCAAGCCGATCCCGAGCGTCTTTTCCGCCCGCGACCTCACGCGCAAGATGGAGGTCGAGTTTGCTCCGCTGGCGCGGGAACACGACGTGACCCTGCGCACCGTCGGCAATGACGCCGCAATCATCGCCGACCGCACCCTGGTCGGCCGCATTGCGCAGAACCTTGTCTCCAACGCCATCAAATATACCCCTGCCGGCGGCAAGGTGCTGGTCGGCGTGCGGCGGCGCGGCAATCGCGTCCGCCTCGACGTCATCGATACCGGCATCGGCTTCAATCGCGACCAGCACAAGCTGCTGTTTGCCGAATTCTCGCGGCTCGATCGGGGCGCCCGCATGGCACAGGGTCTGGGGCTTGGGCTCTCCATCGTCCAGCGCCTCGTTGCCGCCCTTGGCCTCACGCTCGAGCTCGACAGCAAGGAAGGCAGGGGCTCGCGCTTCTCGCTCTATCTGCCGGCCGCCCGCAATCAGCGTCCGGCCGCCGGCGCGGTGCCGACACCGCCCGAACCGGTGTTCGGCTCCTTTGATCTGAAAATCCTCTGCGTCGACAATGAGGAAGCGATCCTCGAAGCCATGCGGGGTCTGCTTGAACATTGGGGCTGCGACGTGCGCACGGCGCTTTCGCTCAAACGCATCGACAGGGAACGCCTGCTCGAAGGCTGGTACCCCGATCTCGTGCTGATGGATTATCATCTTGACCAGACGTCGGGCCTCGATGCCATCGAGTGGCTGCGCCACAATCTGGGCGGCCATCTTCCGGCAGCCCTCGTGACCGCCGATCGCACTCCGGCTGTCCGGGCGCTGGCCGAAGAGCGCGGCATCGCCGTCATCAACAAGCCGGTCAAACCCGCCGCCCTGCGCGCCACCATTTCGGGCCTCTCAAAGAGCGGTCGGGGCTGA
- a CDS encoding PRC-barrel domain-containing protein — MAYDDIRTTDANVKETHDLIASDKVEGTKVYDPRGEHVGSIERLLVEKRSGKVSYAVLSFGGFLGIGDEHYPLPWSKLNYDQSLGGYRIDISKEQLEGAPRYEREDDSYWTEENGRRVYDYYGVAPYWI, encoded by the coding sequence ATGGCTTATGATGACATTCGCACGACTGATGCCAACGTCAAGGAAACCCATGACCTGATCGCATCCGACAAGGTTGAAGGCACCAAGGTCTATGACCCGCGGGGCGAACATGTCGGCTCGATCGAGCGCCTCTTGGTGGAAAAACGCTCTGGCAAGGTGTCTTATGCCGTGCTGAGCTTTGGCGGTTTCCTCGGGATCGGTGACGAGCATTACCCCCTCCCCTGGTCCAAGCTGAACTATGACCAGAGCCTTGGCGGGTATCGCATCGATATCAGCAAGGAACAGCTCGAAGGCGCTCCGCGCTATGAGCGCGAGGACGACAGCTACTGGACCGAAGAAAACGGTCGCCGTGTCTATGACTATTACGGCGTTGCGCCGTACTGGATCTGA
- a CDS encoding EAL domain-containing protein, with translation MSGFISILISSAHQKGVRLVLFLVTFGAMLALASWFIVEQVQQNMRQETARALTGYEQLRVNVLGTFDQMDARLVTAPCSPGFMDELRRIAFLPDGINELLYAPGGMAVCSVNSGLFTQPVDLGAAEVVTQSPHQMAFWLDRDLSFLRLEGLTASIAQRGSFALVVPTPPLPTTTPRWLEMELIVRASNGRWWHRGGQSGIYNESLEQARAGGFGLFNAAQFVMRCDSGGVHCLVGKARLPDLFALGMATIAVTLVVCAVLAAWLSQQAHGFIARHWSFETRFLRRLGPDTIECVYQPLLHLKRDRIPGCEVLARWRDIDGTLVSPDRFIPLIEKHGLTQRFTTLVADRAHKDLTQHLKPGQRVHVSFNIFPRDLQAEPLLTTFAPFLAPGGPFSLIFEIVETQEIQLETAQAEIERLRSAGVRIFIDDFGAGYSSMRNLAAVSVDGVKLDRSFAMAPNDSVLVRMLDHAIDMVSASDRIVVVEGVETQARLDALRANGKVDYVQGYLISRPLDIAGFIAFLSANGPKPTTRPRLVA, from the coding sequence ATGAGCGGCTTCATCAGCATCCTGATTTCGAGCGCGCACCAGAAGGGGGTGCGCCTCGTTTTGTTCCTGGTGACCTTTGGGGCAATGCTGGCCCTTGCCTCATGGTTTATTGTCGAACAGGTGCAGCAGAACATGCGCCAGGAGACGGCGCGGGCGCTGACCGGCTACGAGCAATTGCGCGTCAATGTGCTCGGCACATTCGACCAGATGGACGCAAGGCTGGTCACGGCTCCCTGCAGCCCCGGCTTCATGGATGAGCTGCGCCGGATCGCCTTCCTGCCCGACGGGATCAACGAGTTGCTCTATGCGCCCGGCGGGATGGCAGTGTGTTCGGTCAATTCGGGGCTGTTTACGCAGCCAGTTGATCTGGGCGCAGCCGAAGTTGTTACCCAGAGTCCGCACCAGATGGCCTTCTGGTTGGATCGCGACCTCAGCTTCCTGCGGCTGGAGGGGCTGACGGCAAGCATTGCCCAGCGCGGCAGTTTTGCCCTTGTCGTGCCCACACCCCCGCTGCCGACAACCACGCCGCGCTGGCTTGAAATGGAGCTGATCGTGCGCGCGTCCAATGGGCGCTGGTGGCACCGCGGCGGGCAATCGGGCATTTATAATGAGAGTCTCGAGCAGGCCCGCGCCGGCGGGTTCGGCCTTTTTAACGCTGCGCAGTTCGTGATGCGCTGCGACAGTGGCGGCGTCCATTGCCTCGTCGGCAAGGCGCGGCTGCCGGATCTGTTCGCTCTCGGCATGGCGACAATCGCGGTGACCCTGGTGGTCTGCGCGGTGCTGGCGGCCTGGCTGTCGCAGCAAGCGCATGGCTTTATCGCCCGCCACTGGTCGTTCGAGACCCGGTTTCTGCGGCGGCTGGGGCCCGACACGATCGAATGCGTCTACCAGCCCCTGCTGCACCTCAAACGAGACCGCATTCCCGGTTGCGAAGTGCTGGCGCGCTGGCGCGATATCGACGGCACGCTGGTCTCGCCGGACAGATTTATCCCACTGATTGAAAAGCATGGGCTGACGCAGCGCTTTACCACGCTGGTGGCAGACCGCGCCCACAAGGACCTGACCCAGCACCTCAAGCCGGGCCAGCGCGTGCATGTCAGCTTCAATATTTTCCCGCGCGACCTCCAGGCGGAACCCTTGCTGACCACATTTGCGCCGTTCCTCGCGCCGGGTGGGCCGTTCAGCCTGATCTTCGAGATCGTTGAAACGCAGGAGATCCAGCTGGAGACTGCCCAGGCGGAAATCGAGCGACTGCGCAGCGCCGGCGTCCGGATCTTCATCGATGATTTCGGGGCCGGCTATTCGTCTATGCGCAATCTGGCGGCGGTGTCGGTGGATGGGGTCAAGCTCGACCGGTCCTTTGCCATGGCGCCCAATGACTCCGTGCTGGTGCGCATGCTCGACCATGCCATCGACATGGTGTCCGCATCAGACCGGATCGTGGTGGTCGAAGGCGTGGAAACACAAGCCCGGCTCGACGCGCTGCGGGCCAATGGCAAGGTCGATTACGTGCAGGGCTATCTGATCTCGCGACCGCTCGATATCGCTGGTTTCATTGCGTTTCTGAGTGCCAACGGGCCCAAGCCGACGACGCGGCCGCGCCTCGTCGCGTGA